The following proteins come from a genomic window of Gimesia chilikensis:
- a CDS encoding ATP-binding protein, with the protein MKLSILNKPCQPDFAQRAEELFNEHRQQLCQGTDRLFAVLMIIQWLAAIGAACLVTPYTWIGNLNQTHLHVWAAVILGGLITCFPVFLAWFHPGRVLTRHVIAISQMLTSSLLIHLSGGRIETHFHIFGSLAFLAFYRDWRVLISATTVVVIDHTAFGLLYPQAVFGALTASPWRIVEHGAWVVFEDIFLIIAIQQNTREMRAMACQRAALEETKSLIKSEVQKRTSELHLANQKISETNHQLEMQARELRSAKEHAEAANRAKSAFLANMSHEIRTPMNAILGFNDILLENVSAPENVEAAQTVKENGEYLIRLINDILDLSKIEAEKMEVEQIACSPHELLNNVSSLMNVRAVAKALPLEFQIEGPIPETIQTDPTRLRQILINTIGNAIKFTETGSVKVVTRLLNDSKQAPQLQFEVIDTGIGIPASCLKTLFNPFTQADDSMTRKFEGTGLGLTISKRLAELLGGSISVSSTHGEGSTFTIRVGTGSLEQVPLIEQETNTPKPVTNEKADASSEALPGTPLKGYRILLTEDGLYNQRLITFLLKKAGADVSLAENGQLSIDQATAAESQGEPFDVILMDMQMPVLDGYSATRQLRDAGFQIPIIALTAHAMNGDRQKCLDAGCDEYLTKPIDRKILIEVILASLNETESEQSILTSDIAYQI; encoded by the coding sequence ATGAAACTCAGTATTCTCAACAAACCCTGCCAACCTGATTTCGCACAACGAGCAGAAGAACTGTTCAACGAGCATCGTCAGCAGCTCTGTCAAGGGACTGACCGTCTGTTCGCAGTTCTGATGATTATCCAATGGCTGGCTGCCATCGGAGCTGCCTGCCTGGTGACCCCGTATACCTGGATTGGTAATTTAAATCAGACCCACCTGCATGTCTGGGCGGCTGTCATCCTGGGCGGTTTGATTACCTGCTTCCCCGTCTTCCTGGCCTGGTTTCATCCGGGCCGCGTCCTCACCCGGCACGTGATCGCAATCAGCCAGATGTTGACGTCATCTTTATTGATCCACCTCAGTGGCGGGCGAATTGAAACTCACTTCCACATTTTTGGTTCCCTGGCGTTCCTGGCCTTTTACCGGGACTGGCGCGTTTTGATCTCGGCGACCACAGTCGTTGTCATTGACCATACCGCATTCGGGCTGTTGTACCCCCAGGCGGTCTTTGGCGCACTGACTGCGAGCCCCTGGCGGATTGTCGAACATGGTGCGTGGGTTGTATTCGAAGACATCTTCCTGATCATTGCCATTCAACAGAACACGCGTGAAATGCGGGCGATGGCATGTCAGAGAGCGGCTCTCGAGGAAACAAAATCCCTGATTAAATCAGAGGTCCAGAAACGGACCAGCGAACTGCATCTCGCCAATCAGAAAATCTCGGAAACCAATCACCAGTTGGAAATGCAGGCCCGTGAATTACGCAGCGCCAAGGAACATGCAGAAGCCGCCAACCGCGCCAAAAGTGCATTCCTCGCCAACATGAGCCACGAAATCCGCACGCCCATGAATGCCATTCTTGGATTCAACGATATCCTGCTCGAGAACGTCTCCGCTCCTGAAAATGTGGAAGCAGCGCAGACCGTGAAGGAGAATGGCGAATACCTGATCCGACTCATCAATGACATTCTGGACCTGTCCAAAATCGAAGCTGAAAAAATGGAAGTCGAACAGATTGCCTGCTCGCCCCACGAACTGTTGAATAATGTCTCTTCATTGATGAATGTCCGCGCGGTCGCCAAAGCACTGCCGCTGGAATTTCAGATTGAGGGCCCCATTCCTGAAACGATCCAGACTGATCCCACACGCCTGCGACAGATTCTGATCAATACGATCGGCAATGCGATTAAATTCACCGAAACCGGTTCCGTAAAAGTCGTCACGCGTCTGCTGAATGATTCTAAGCAGGCACCTCAGCTGCAGTTCGAAGTCATCGACACCGGAATCGGTATTCCTGCTTCATGTCTGAAAACCCTGTTTAATCCTTTCACCCAGGCCGATGATTCCATGACGCGTAAGTTTGAAGGGACCGGGTTGGGTCTGACCATCAGCAAACGCCTGGCAGAACTGCTGGGTGGATCGATTTCTGTCAGCAGTACCCACGGCGAGGGTAGCACCTTTACCATCCGAGTCGGTACCGGCTCCCTGGAGCAGGTACCGCTGATTGAACAAGAAACCAACACCCCCAAACCAGTTACCAATGAAAAAGCAGACGCATCCTCCGAGGCGCTGCCGGGCACTCCGCTCAAAGGGTATCGGATCCTGCTGACGGAAGATGGCCTCTACAATCAGCGGCTGATCACCTTCCTGCTGAAAAAAGCAGGGGCGGACGTCAGCCTGGCAGAAAATGGTCAGCTCTCAATCGATCAGGCGACAGCAGCCGAATCACAGGGTGAGCCTTTTGATGTAATCCTGATGGATATGCAAATGCCGGTTCTGGACGGTTACAGTGCGACCCGGCAATTAAGAGACGCTGGTTTCCAGATACCAATCATCGCGTTGACAGCACACGCCATGAACGGTGATCGCCAGAAATGTCTGGATGCAGGCTGCGACGAATACCTGACGAAGCCCATTGATCGTAAAATATTGATCGAGGTAATCTTAGCATCTCTCAATGAAACAGAGAGCGAGCAAAGCATCCTGACTTCTGACATCGCTTACCAGATTTAA
- a CDS encoding tetratricopeptide repeat protein: MSFVICCLLLLSGCQGQQSLDPRTAAEQGDAEAQNNLGIMYTLGDGVEQDFGQAAECFRRAAEQGYAEAQNNLGVSYRDGKGVEKDYHQAVNWFRKAAEQGLPKAQFNLGIMYTNGNGVRKDYAQAAEWFRSGAQHGNPESQTYLGIFYRDGMGVEKDTAQATEWIRKAARQNLPLAQHNLGFMYATGNGVEQDDAEAVKWYRKAAELGNAEAQNNLAMCYHNGKGVEQDLSLAAKWLREAAEQDLISAQFNLGYMYAEGEGVEQDLKRAAEWYRKAAEQGNQAAKQALENLEKSR; encoded by the coding sequence ATGTCTTTTGTGATTTGCTGTTTACTTCTGTTGAGCGGATGCCAGGGGCAGCAGAGTCTCGATCCTCGCACAGCGGCTGAGCAAGGAGATGCGGAAGCGCAAAACAATTTAGGAATCATGTACACACTCGGAGACGGCGTCGAACAGGATTTCGGTCAGGCTGCAGAGTGTTTTCGTCGTGCTGCCGAACAGGGGTACGCTGAAGCACAAAACAATCTGGGGGTCAGCTATCGTGATGGCAAGGGGGTTGAAAAAGATTATCATCAAGCAGTCAACTGGTTTCGCAAAGCGGCAGAACAGGGTTTACCCAAAGCACAATTCAATTTAGGGATCATGTATACCAACGGTAATGGAGTCAGGAAGGATTATGCTCAAGCGGCAGAATGGTTTCGGTCAGGGGCTCAGCATGGAAATCCAGAATCGCAGACCTATTTAGGAATCTTTTACCGTGATGGAATGGGAGTTGAGAAGGATACTGCTCAGGCGACAGAGTGGATTCGGAAGGCAGCCAGACAGAACCTGCCCCTGGCGCAACACAATTTAGGATTCATGTATGCAACGGGTAACGGCGTCGAGCAGGATGATGCTGAGGCGGTGAAGTGGTATCGCAAAGCGGCTGAACTGGGAAATGCCGAAGCCCAAAATAATTTAGCCATGTGTTACCACAACGGAAAAGGTGTGGAGCAGGATCTGAGTCTGGCAGCAAAGTGGCTCCGCGAAGCAGCAGAGCAGGATCTGATCAGTGCGCAATTCAATCTGGGCTACATGTATGCAGAGGGAGAAGGTGTTGAACAGGATCTAAAGCGGGCCGCGGAGTGGTATCGTAAAGCCGCGGAACAGGGAAATCAGGCAGCAAAGCAGGCATTAGAGAATTTAGAAAAGAGCCGGTAG
- a CDS encoding YCF48-related protein, with protein sequence MLIFNRRNTHITLSVLFLQSLLALCLLASPVSLQADTGTGAAGSPLLDDANLHAVQFLGSKTGWAVGDRGVIRKTVDGGQSWQFVPSPVDCPLRHICFVTDQIGWIAGGGTAPYGHLNQGVLLFTKDGGKTWTELIQKRLPRLHYVRFFGMQQGVVVGDTSVQHATGVFKTEDGGQTWQDITGHEADGYRSAAFFDEETGVVAGNRGHLTLVGGGAVMPPRFPPQGLRGIQNINVPLTSPGWMAGDGAMLRKTTNRGLVWEMPAGALPDPLKDFTDFKAVEVRGERIWVVGDPGSVIWHSRDGGQTWHQQWTGQSLPLSSIDFVDDQIGYAVGALGTILRTSDGGMTWQSNHADARRVALMCVHAQPEQISFEMLSKYAGDQGYRSMVMLPIRRDLGPEGPRFQDLDLRLGEAVVSVGASVGRQDWRFPVDIPELEQNADRLIAEWNKHTEGRLAAVTLSRFVSQLRTWRPDVLIIDQPQGKDAASTLMKDAMLQAVRYAADGSRYLEHREQAGLNPWKVKKVFLRLPPGSSGHVSVEADEYLARLGLTAATAASSGKQILGKEVTGEESRFVYRQIDVDAVEGAGAPSVISGGSLFAGIGIAPGSAARRKLSEINVEDEERNRKLAERQRNLKAIAAKLIADPQYSAQLVSHLKTMTQGMSERQAALQLEQLAQQYIDHQDLDKAEATCQELVEQYPRQPEAVRAMLWLFQLWSSEEIAWQRNKNVPVERSRSTNSPGQVTDQVQNASQFSDPSTASLLETVRQVGQLNTGAPQNWRTQTAENWKKQALAAVRWFQKYAPAFYETPEVQIPLASLYRLIGSHGKADDIFRNYHTPAANESWKKIAKAENWLLHPASAPPRPVYLCKFTKTRPILDGVLSDECWQSADELHLSANPAENGGDPDAIGANPLDRPFVLMSYDRDYLYVAASIPVRDELEYPAAPDSGRTYDADLQQQDRLAFAFDIDRDYTTYYQLEVDHRGWTRDSCWIDQSWNPRWYVAREKDKRHWRTEFAIPLQELVPQTQLKRSTWGFSVVRILPALGLEGWNYPLTTSPRPDTFGLMKFE encoded by the coding sequence ATGCTGATTTTCAACCGCCGGAATACTCATATCACCCTGAGCGTGCTCTTCCTGCAGAGTCTGCTTGCGCTCTGTCTGCTGGCTTCACCTGTCTCGTTACAGGCAGACACAGGAACCGGGGCGGCAGGTTCGCCTCTGCTCGACGATGCCAACCTGCATGCGGTACAGTTTCTGGGTTCCAAAACCGGTTGGGCAGTCGGCGATCGGGGCGTGATTCGCAAGACCGTCGACGGCGGACAGAGCTGGCAGTTTGTGCCGAGCCCCGTGGATTGTCCGCTGAGACATATCTGTTTTGTCACCGACCAGATCGGCTGGATCGCCGGTGGAGGGACGGCCCCTTACGGTCATTTAAACCAGGGCGTCCTGCTGTTTACCAAAGACGGAGGTAAGACCTGGACCGAACTGATCCAGAAGCGATTACCGCGCCTGCATTACGTGCGGTTCTTCGGCATGCAGCAAGGGGTCGTGGTGGGAGACACCTCGGTCCAGCATGCGACCGGCGTTTTCAAAACAGAGGACGGAGGCCAGACCTGGCAGGATATCACAGGTCACGAAGCGGACGGTTATCGCAGTGCCGCCTTCTTCGATGAAGAGACCGGAGTCGTGGCCGGCAACCGGGGGCATCTGACCCTGGTCGGGGGTGGCGCCGTCATGCCGCCACGCTTTCCACCACAGGGGCTGCGTGGTATTCAGAACATCAATGTCCCGTTGACTTCACCGGGCTGGATGGCCGGCGATGGCGCCATGTTACGAAAAACGACTAATCGCGGTCTGGTCTGGGAAATGCCTGCAGGGGCGCTGCCCGATCCCTTAAAAGATTTTACCGATTTCAAAGCCGTCGAAGTCCGCGGTGAGCGAATCTGGGTCGTCGGCGATCCGGGATCGGTGATCTGGCATTCCAGAGACGGAGGCCAGACCTGGCATCAGCAGTGGACGGGACAGAGTCTCCCCCTCTCATCGATTGATTTCGTCGATGATCAGATCGGCTATGCAGTGGGGGCACTCGGTACCATCTTACGGACCAGTGACGGTGGGATGACGTGGCAGTCGAATCATGCGGATGCCCGTCGTGTGGCTCTGATGTGTGTGCATGCCCAGCCCGAACAGATCTCGTTTGAGATGCTGAGTAAATATGCGGGCGATCAGGGTTACCGCAGCATGGTTATGCTGCCGATCCGTCGTGACCTCGGACCGGAGGGGCCCCGATTTCAGGATCTGGATCTGCGACTCGGCGAAGCGGTCGTCAGTGTCGGGGCTTCTGTGGGACGACAGGACTGGCGGTTCCCTGTCGATATTCCTGAGTTGGAACAGAATGCTGATCGCCTGATTGCAGAATGGAACAAACATACGGAAGGTCGGCTGGCTGCGGTCACGCTGAGTCGCTTTGTATCGCAGTTGCGTACCTGGCGACCCGACGTATTGATCATCGATCAGCCCCAGGGAAAGGATGCTGCGTCCACTTTGATGAAAGATGCGATGCTGCAGGCCGTCCGTTATGCCGCCGATGGCTCGCGATATCTGGAACATCGTGAGCAGGCGGGATTGAACCCCTGGAAGGTTAAAAAGGTCTTTCTGCGCTTGCCGCCGGGAAGTTCGGGACATGTCTCGGTTGAGGCGGACGAATATCTTGCGCGTCTGGGCCTGACGGCTGCGACCGCGGCTTCGTCCGGAAAACAGATTCTCGGCAAGGAAGTCACCGGCGAAGAGAGTCGCTTTGTGTATCGGCAGATCGATGTTGACGCCGTTGAGGGAGCAGGGGCACCGTCCGTGATTTCGGGGGGAAGCCTGTTTGCGGGGATTGGTATCGCACCGGGTTCCGCGGCACGTCGAAAACTGTCAGAGATCAACGTTGAAGATGAAGAACGTAATCGGAAGCTGGCCGAACGTCAGCGGAACCTGAAAGCGATTGCTGCGAAGCTGATTGCTGATCCCCAGTATTCCGCACAACTGGTATCACATTTGAAAACGATGACACAGGGCATGTCTGAACGGCAGGCGGCGTTGCAGCTGGAGCAGCTGGCTCAGCAATACATCGATCACCAGGATCTGGACAAAGCCGAAGCGACCTGTCAGGAACTGGTCGAGCAGTATCCGCGTCAGCCGGAGGCCGTGCGGGCGATGCTCTGGCTGTTCCAGCTCTGGTCGAGTGAAGAGATCGCCTGGCAGAGAAATAAAAATGTGCCCGTGGAACGCAGTCGGTCGACTAACTCACCCGGACAGGTGACCGATCAGGTGCAGAACGCTTCGCAGTTTTCGGATCCTTCAACCGCCTCGCTGCTGGAGACCGTGCGGCAGGTAGGTCAGCTGAATACAGGGGCGCCCCAGAACTGGCGGACCCAGACCGCTGAGAACTGGAAGAAGCAGGCCCTGGCGGCGGTGCGCTGGTTCCAGAAATACGCGCCTGCTTTTTATGAGACGCCGGAAGTCCAGATTCCCCTGGCGTCGCTGTATCGTCTGATCGGTTCACATGGCAAGGCCGACGATATTTTCCGCAATTACCACACTCCCGCGGCGAACGAGTCGTGGAAAAAGATTGCCAAAGCGGAAAACTGGTTACTGCATCCGGCCAGTGCCCCGCCACGTCCGGTGTATCTCTGTAAATTCACCAAGACGCGACCGATCCTGGACGGCGTGTTGTCCGATGAATGCTGGCAGTCCGCAGACGAACTACACCTCTCCGCGAATCCTGCGGAGAACGGGGGAGACCCGGATGCGATTGGCGCCAACCCGCTGGACCGTCCCTTTGTACTGATGTCTTATGACCGGGACTACCTGTATGTGGCCGCCAGTATTCCAGTCAGAGACGAACTGGAATATCCTGCAGCTCCCGATTCGGGGCGGACATACGATGCGGATCTGCAGCAGCAGGATCGCCTGGCTTTCGCGTTTGATATCGATCGGGATTACACGACTTACTATCAGCTGGAAGTCGATCACCGCGGGTGGACGCGTGACAGCTGCTGGATTGATCAGAGCTGGAATCCCCGCTGGTACGTGGCGCGCGAGAAAGACAAGCGCCACTGGCGGACCGAGTTCGCGATTCCATTACAGGAACTCGTACCACAGACACAGCTCAAACGCAGCACCTGGGGCTTTTCGGTCGTGCGGATTCTGCCTGCCCTCGGTCTGGAAGGCTGGAATTATCCCCTGACGACGTCTCCCCGTCCCGATACGTTCGGGCTGATGAAGTTTGAATAG
- a CDS encoding sodium:solute symporter: MNIAIGNIDLIILGLYLAGVVWFGSWVGGKQKDLSDYLLGGKTLPWWAILGSIVATETSTVTFLSVPGIAYQPDGNLQFLQLPLGYIVGRFLVILFLLPLYFRGEIFSAYEVFKKRFGGKTERLASLTFIVMRTLADGLRLYLTALVLEKVVGIPISACVVVIGIGTIIYTCLGGMKSVVWNDCLQFVIYIAGALFAFYVILEALPGGWTDYQQFAVANHKWTMFDFQWDLSQTYTFWAGLVGGMFLSMATHGADQLMIQRYLGARNQRDAARALGFSGFVVFLQFALFLLLGIGLAAFYQSFPPATPFEKPDEVFATFIIDNLPKGIKGLTLAAVFAAAMSTLSSSLSSTTSALVNDFYLPLTSKKKQQSELVALSRVFTVLFGLAQIFVGIASQSIESSVVGNVLAIAGISTGLILGIFFLATFSQRASQASALLGFLVGLATVLYVAFIIKGTVAWPWYTLIGATTVFVVGIATSRFFPATESADSEATE; the protein is encoded by the coding sequence GTGAACATCGCCATCGGAAATATCGATCTGATCATCCTGGGACTCTACCTGGCAGGCGTTGTCTGGTTCGGATCCTGGGTGGGCGGCAAGCAGAAAGATCTGTCCGACTATCTGCTCGGCGGAAAAACGCTTCCCTGGTGGGCCATCCTCGGCTCCATCGTGGCCACAGAGACCAGCACCGTCACCTTTCTGAGTGTGCCCGGCATCGCTTATCAGCCGGACGGTAACCTCCAGTTTCTGCAGCTTCCTCTGGGCTATATTGTGGGACGCTTCCTGGTGATCCTGTTTCTGCTTCCCCTCTATTTCCGGGGTGAAATCTTTTCCGCTTACGAAGTCTTCAAAAAACGGTTCGGCGGCAAAACCGAACGCCTGGCCTCGCTGACCTTTATCGTGATGCGTACCCTCGCGGATGGACTCCGCCTGTACCTGACCGCGCTCGTGCTGGAGAAAGTGGTCGGAATTCCCATCTCTGCCTGCGTGGTTGTCATCGGTATCGGCACGATCATTTATACCTGTCTGGGGGGGATGAAATCGGTCGTCTGGAACGACTGCCTGCAATTCGTGATCTATATCGCCGGCGCCCTGTTCGCGTTCTATGTCATCCTCGAAGCACTCCCCGGGGGATGGACCGACTATCAGCAGTTCGCCGTGGCGAATCACAAATGGACCATGTTCGATTTCCAGTGGGACCTCTCTCAGACTTACACGTTCTGGGCCGGACTGGTCGGCGGCATGTTCCTCTCGATGGCCACCCATGGTGCCGACCAGTTGATGATCCAGCGGTACCTCGGTGCACGCAATCAGCGCGATGCGGCCCGGGCGCTCGGATTCAGTGGCTTCGTGGTCTTCTTACAGTTCGCTCTGTTTCTGCTCCTCGGTATTGGCCTGGCGGCCTTCTATCAGAGTTTCCCGCCAGCCACGCCCTTCGAGAAGCCCGATGAAGTGTTCGCCACCTTCATCATCGACAACCTGCCCAAGGGGATTAAAGGGCTCACGCTGGCCGCCGTCTTCGCAGCCGCGATGTCGACCCTCTCCAGTTCCCTCAGCTCAACCACCAGTGCCCTGGTCAACGACTTTTACTTACCGCTGACCTCGAAGAAAAAACAGCAGTCCGAGCTGGTCGCCCTCAGTCGTGTGTTTACGGTTCTCTTCGGTCTCGCGCAGATCTTCGTGGGGATCGCCAGCCAGTCGATTGAAAGCAGCGTCGTCGGAAACGTGCTGGCCATCGCCGGCATTTCTACGGGCCTGATCCTCGGGATCTTTTTCCTGGCCACGTTCAGTCAGCGGGCCTCGCAGGCTTCTGCCCTGCTCGGCTTTCTCGTCGGACTGGCCACCGTGCTCTATGTCGCCTTCATCATCAAGGGCACCGTCGCCTGGCCCTGGTACACGCTCATCGGCGCCACGACCGTCTTCGTAGTGGGAATTGCCACCAGTCGCTTCTTCCCGGCGACTGAGTCTGCAGATTCAGAAGCCACCGAGTAA
- the murQ gene encoding N-acetylmuramic acid 6-phosphate etherase, with the protein MMLEHLTTEQRNPASDKIDAMSSLEIVQLMNAEDAGVAAAVAKESETIAAAVDLIAEAFRRGGRLVYIGAGTSGRLGVLDASECPPTFNSPPEQVVGLIAGGRTALTNAVEGAEDHPEFAIADLQELGLSQDDVLVGIATSGRTPYVIAALQYAREQGAAAIAFTCNQENQLADVADLTICPVVGPEVVTGSTRLKAGTATKMVLNMLTTGAMVRIGKTYGNLMVDLRATNKKLIDRSIRILIAFTDLPRDEAETVLEACHGELKTAIVSVKRNVSPERAEELLKQAGGHLRRVLDAAE; encoded by the coding sequence ATGATGTTAGAGCATTTAACGACCGAACAACGCAACCCGGCATCCGACAAGATTGATGCCATGAGCAGTCTGGAAATCGTGCAGCTGATGAATGCTGAAGATGCCGGCGTGGCGGCAGCCGTCGCGAAAGAATCGGAAACGATTGCCGCTGCCGTCGATCTGATTGCCGAAGCGTTTCGACGGGGAGGTCGACTGGTTTACATCGGCGCAGGAACCTCGGGGCGACTGGGAGTGCTGGATGCCAGTGAGTGTCCGCCAACGTTTAACAGTCCGCCCGAACAGGTAGTCGGGTTAATTGCAGGGGGGCGAACTGCACTGACGAATGCCGTCGAAGGGGCCGAAGACCATCCCGAGTTCGCCATCGCCGATCTGCAGGAACTGGGGCTCAGTCAGGATGATGTCCTGGTCGGAATCGCCACCAGTGGTCGGACGCCGTATGTGATTGCCGCTTTGCAGTACGCGCGAGAGCAGGGGGCCGCTGCCATCGCGTTTACCTGCAATCAGGAGAATCAACTGGCGGATGTGGCCGATCTCACCATCTGTCCGGTGGTCGGTCCGGAAGTCGTTACGGGTTCCACGCGTCTCAAGGCGGGGACGGCAACCAAAATGGTGTTGAACATGTTGACGACCGGGGCCATGGTGCGGATTGGTAAAACGTATGGCAATCTGATGGTCGATCTGCGGGCCACGAACAAGAAACTGATTGACCGCTCCATTCGAATATTGATCGCGTTTACCGATCTTCCGCGTGACGAAGCCGAGACGGTACTGGAAGCCTGTCATGGTGAATTGAAAACTGCGATCGTGAGCGTGAAACGGAATGTGTCTCCCGAACGTGCAGAGGAGCTGCTCAAGCAGGCGGGCGGTCATCTGCGACGGGTACTGGATGCAGCCGAGTGA
- a CDS encoding N-acetylglucosamine kinase, giving the protein MTGLQSRQLALGIDGGGTKTVATLAVVTDAENFHVVGRGTAGASNLNAVGLDAAAVELQRAVELAFQSAGAEPHTVSVFCMGMAGAGRSAEQHAWTEWAVEKRFAEEVVVVTDAETVLAAGTPAGTGVALIAGTGSLAFGKGADGTQTRAGGWGYLLGDEGSGYQLAIAAIKAILRAVDGRGPETVLQSRFLKALNLNAPEELIGFLYQDPGDRGRIARLSGLVFEAAMDEDAVARSIVDQGAQELSELVLAVAQRLHFKADAYALALTGGILLHQRDYRVSLLERLAEQQLAPATIECVEDPSLGAVRIAVRLLG; this is encoded by the coding sequence ATGACCGGATTACAGTCCCGACAACTGGCACTGGGCATCGACGGTGGTGGCACCAAAACCGTGGCAACTCTGGCTGTGGTGACGGACGCAGAAAATTTTCACGTCGTTGGACGGGGAACGGCGGGGGCTTCCAATCTGAACGCGGTGGGCCTGGATGCGGCTGCTGTTGAATTGCAACGGGCAGTCGAGCTAGCGTTTCAGTCTGCTGGTGCAGAACCGCACACGGTGTCTGTATTCTGTATGGGTATGGCGGGAGCGGGACGATCCGCCGAGCAGCATGCCTGGACGGAATGGGCGGTTGAAAAGCGGTTCGCGGAGGAAGTGGTCGTGGTCACCGATGCCGAGACGGTATTGGCAGCGGGAACTCCGGCAGGGACCGGAGTGGCATTGATCGCGGGAACCGGTTCGCTGGCTTTCGGGAAAGGGGCCGACGGTACTCAGACGCGCGCCGGGGGCTGGGGATATCTGTTGGGGGATGAAGGGAGTGGCTATCAGCTGGCGATCGCGGCGATCAAGGCGATCCTGCGGGCGGTTGACGGACGGGGGCCGGAGACGGTTCTACAGTCACGATTTCTAAAGGCCTTGAATTTGAATGCTCCCGAGGAGCTGATCGGTTTTCTCTACCAGGATCCGGGAGACCGCGGTCGGATCGCCCGGCTGTCAGGCCTTGTGTTTGAAGCCGCTATGGATGAGGATGCGGTGGCCCGTTCGATTGTGGATCAGGGCGCGCAGGAACTGTCTGAGCTGGTACTGGCGGTGGCGCAGCGGTTGCATTTCAAAGCAGACGCGTATGCGCTGGCGCTGACTGGTGGGATATTGTTGCATCAACGCGATTACCGGGTCTCTCTGCTCGAACGTCTGGCAGAGCAGCAACTGGCTCCCGCGACCATCGAGTGCGTTGAAGATCCGAGTCTGGGTGCCGTGCGGATTGCCGTCCGTTTGCTGGGATAA
- a CDS encoding SDR family NAD(P)-dependent oxidoreductase: protein MNPQPVAMITGAAGGIGGETAVRFAERGYDCVLLALPSEDLNPITKRIEDAGRQYIICTGDLADLEYAESAVEQCISAWGRIDVLVNNAAWREITTMRKIELASWEQTLRVCLTAPAFLSRWCAAHMEARGEGVIINVSSIQSQMAAGISPAYVAAKGALDSLTYELATLYGPAGIRVLSVNPGAIDTAMGQDIAVDQQATATKIRQASEDMIPLRRWAHPREIAHSIVMLAGEDASYLTGTSVTIDGGWKQQCSPYSVKQLQIPDQFPEA, encoded by the coding sequence ATGAACCCGCAACCGGTTGCCATGATCACAGGAGCCGCGGGAGGCATCGGCGGGGAGACCGCCGTCCGCTTTGCCGAACGGGGCTATGACTGCGTCCTGCTCGCCCTCCCCTCGGAAGACCTCAACCCCATCACCAAACGCATCGAGGATGCAGGCCGTCAATATATCATCTGCACCGGTGACCTCGCAGATCTGGAGTATGCAGAGTCTGCCGTCGAACAATGTATCTCCGCCTGGGGACGCATCGATGTCCTGGTCAATAATGCTGCCTGGCGGGAAATCACCACCATGCGGAAGATTGAACTCGCCAGCTGGGAACAGACCCTGCGCGTCTGCCTGACCGCCCCCGCGTTCCTCTCACGATGGTGTGCAGCCCACATGGAAGCCCGCGGAGAGGGAGTGATTATCAACGTCTCCAGCATCCAGTCTCAGATGGCAGCCGGGATCAGTCCAGCGTACGTCGCAGCCAAAGGGGCCCTCGATTCGTTGACCTACGAACTGGCCACGCTCTATGGCCCTGCAGGCATTCGGGTACTCAGCGTCAATCCCGGCGCGATCGACACCGCGATGGGACAGGATATCGCCGTTGACCAGCAGGCCACCGCCACGAAAATCCGCCAGGCTTCCGAAGACATGATCCCTTTACGACGCTGGGCACATCCGCGGGAAATCGCCCACAGCATTGTCATGCTGGCCGGAGAAGACGCCAGCTACCTCACCGGAACCTCCGTCACCATCGACGGCGGCTGGAAACAGCAATGCTCACCCTACTCGGTAAAACAGCTGCAGATCCCCGATCAGTTCCCGGAAGCGTAG